The genomic window GATGATGAGtggtgatttttaattttaataaagtatgtgtttaaattaattaaaattatattcttatagtgtCAGAATCCTTGAAAAGTTTTGTTATTAcaggtataacaataattcattgttaaatgtattgtatgttAATTTTCGTCTATTGTTTTGTAGTTActtcaaactatttttattaatattgcattagtgtattatttttgttatattataatttataaccaattaataaattatatacaataaaattattttacattgttgttattttaactgtattaattttagataagtattttttaattctgtaatttattaagatatagtttatcattaaatgacaaaaaattgttatacttatatgcctacctatattaatttttgagttatactttttttagtatttacaaaatatttgtgagAATTAAATCTTttgcattttttcaaaatattttgtgtagtttttttaattttaatttcattgctttcagaatattttaaaaataatgaattctaATGAGACGAAAAATGGACCTCCTAGTGAAACCAATAACTACTCGGGACCATCCGGCATGGACTTTAGTGGAACTATTGAGTCGGACTGGAATGAAGTGGTGGATAACTTTGATGAGATGAATTTAAAAGAAGAATTGTTGCGTGGTATCTATGCATATGGTTATGAAAAGCCAACAGCTATTCAACAACGTGCTATTTTGCCGTGCATTAAGGGACATGATGTCATTGCTCAGGCCCAATATGGTACTGGAAAGACAGTTACTTTTTCAATTTCTATTCTCCAACGAATTGATATAAGTTTGAATGAGTGCCAAGCACTTATTTTGGCACCAACACGTGAATTGGTAAAACAGATTCAAAAGGTAAGCCTATTTGTTTGGTTAGATGAGctgtttacaatataatattgtttttagatgGTTATTGCTTTGGGTTATTTCATGAAAGTAGATTGTCATGCTTGCATTGGCGGTACAAAGATTCGTGATGACATGCGTAAGCTGGATACTGGATCCCATGTAGTGGTAGGAACTCTTGGCCGTGTTTATGATATGATTGCTAGAAAATCACTACGAACTCAATTTATCAAGATATTTGTGTTGAACGAAGTTAATGAAATGTTGTCTCAAGGTTTCGAAaggaaatatcaaattaaagaGGTGTTCAAATTCCTCGAAAAAGatattcaggtcattaaatTGTCTAGTACCATTCGCGAGGACGTTTTGAATGTGAGCACTCACTTCATGCGAAAACCAATACGCATTTTCGTTCAAAACGAAGAACTGATATTGAAAGGTTTGTATGATTGTCCTTAGTTTTTTAAGTCTATTtccttaattaattaatttttatttatttagatattaaacaGTTTTACATTAATGTTACCAAAGAAGAATGGAAGTTTGACACTTTATGTGATTTATTTGACACTCTTAGTTTCACCCAGGTTGTGATCTTCTGTAACACACATCGTAAGGTAGAGTGGTTGGCTGAAAATATgcatttgaaaacatttattgtcTCAGCTATGCATAAAGGAATGAGCCAACGTCGATGTAAGCTAATTATGCGTCAATTCAATTCTGGTGCTAGTCGTGTTCTAATTACCACTGATTATTTCGCTCGAAGCAATTTTTGTGGTGTTTCAGcggttatcaattataatttgccTTCCAATCGCGAAAACTACATTTATAGGGTTAAACGTTGGTATTCCGGTCGTTATAGAGCCaccattaattttatcactGATGACGACAAAAGAACTATGAAGGATATTGAATCATATTACAACACTCAAGTGCTCGATATGCCACAAGATATGACCGATTTTCTGTAGACATTCTTTGTAACTGTGAGTAGTTACTTTGAATCAAGTGAAATACAGCGTTAAAAAACGgttcaaattttctttttatatataaatacttatataaaaaaaaaccacaaaaaaattgtaattaaaaactatccaatattttatcattaaacagttttttttccttttcattTCACAGTGTTTGAGTGACATGACTATTGCAATAAtccaatttacaaaaatgataagtgcacattttaatacttggtatattttgcttttaaataaatcttattatacaattttcatagTCTCGTTGTACTTCCGTTTGATGATTTCTTCTCGGTTGTAAATAGTATGTTGTCTTGAAATTGgcagatttttttaatattatgtttatgctcttaaatttcaaaagttgtattaaatactgttaagcgtttataataattttacaagtattgaagtattttaataaaatatattgatttatttaattgtaaaatgttatttacaatgagtaatacttaagtataaatgtTTGTAGATTGTggataaaaaaagttgttcaCCACTGTAGAACAAAAATATGTGGctaaacacaaacaatttttttatcaaacttattcatgaaaaaaaaaaaatcgatagacccaaaattttagatttaataaactactaacttgtgaaaaatgtctaaattactattttttgagaaatataatactcaattcttaaaatattaagataaagtataaaaaataaaagttacttAGAATTTCTTGTCAAAGCTTCTGAAACGTTGCCGCGAGCAACCAACATTATTCCCGCCGTATGACCACGCGCGATATTTAATCACAGCGCCTCAGCGTGTGAattcaaacttataaatacgaaaaactccAAATCAtcagaaatattatgtataacgtgCTTTTGTAAAAATCGTCAAAATCGAACGTTtagaaattaagttataaatgaaaaaatgcgAACTTTTTAAtggacatttatattaaattcagaatCACGCAGCCGTTTCTATATAACAGTCGTTGCCATAcatagtaacaaaaaaaacaaacattatcattattattattattatttacattgttgataaaattagttggctaagtaaaaaaaaaaacaattattattattaatttatatttatatactattctaaataattcCTCATCAAGATTGTCTCAAAAACCACTCAACGTACGAACTTGAAATTTGGAATATCTAGTGGTAAAAAAACACAGACATCATTGTaacatcaatacattcatcacttcgttcagaatctaacaAGTTACGCTGtacacaaacacaaaaaagtaaaaacaaaaaaaaaaataaacatgcataatatatatattataattattgctcGGAGTGTTAATAGATGTAAAACCAGATTGatggtgatattttaattaaaaaattatgaaatttaaaattcagaacTAAAAGTTCTAAGTTTTCACTTTTAACGGCAGTCCCTGTAACtgccaatatatatatattttttaaactgaaatgttttttttataaaaaagttatatagtaatatataagttaaataattgtaaaagttaaaaattacttacttaTAAGTTGTAACCCTATAGAAGTTTTGGAGGAACTAacagagatttttttttattacactcgtttgtttgaaaaatttctatgaattataatatttttctatcggtctcataaatattgtaataaaacattaggTAATTTATTCTCCTGTTGAAAGATAATTACTACTaccacattaataataatcagatttatattaagtaattaaagaataaacaagtaccttatttattaatgtactaattaggttataggtaataaggtcattaaaacgaataaataaacatataaggGGACATCGTTTAtttcatgataataatgattccTGTTATCACGAGGCCGAAATGTTTGGTGcccaatattctatatatagcCTAAAGCtttatgcaaatatttttggttatggGTATTGAAAGCGGTAACACGTGCAAcatatgattttaaacatGTTCTATATCTAATGTACCGATTGATATAATGAAGCTACAAGAATTCTGAAAACAGATTTGAATTTACGGTCAAGTCTGCTTGAGATTGACTATTcctcatttttgattttttgatttgaatttctccaaaaatataattttgtaaaaattttaaatactcttttttaatatactgttAATAGGGTATTTTTAAAGGGGGGAggggtaaaataaaaaataacgtgGTAAGGTCGATTTCAAGTAGACTACGGACGACAATTTCTAGTTATACTAGTGATTAGATTATTCCGAATTTGAAATTCGAAAATCAATTTGCAAAAACATCATCTAAGCGATTTCAATTATTAGGCTGAAGTTCAGCCGCTgaaccaaataaaaatgtatttcattgtCCATTACTTttgttgagtttttttttcatatatgtaatatataaattgtttgtatgtttaattcttaatttttttttttatcgcgtTTGACTGCAGTACACTGGAATACAATAGATTAGAACATACATATTTACCTAAAACATAGAATATATCttacagtaaaaattaaaaaaaattaaaaattaggttagataaaaacaaataaatctataaaattataaaattataatagtataggtatgttTATGTGTGGACTATAGagtaataaataggtaggctGTTTATTGGTAACTTCTTTGGTAAAATTTGGATCTCCGCTACAaaaaatttgtcatatttattcttaatacaagtaagaaataaaaaagcactcactttatttaatatttttcaattttataattctctAGAAActgagtaattatttatttttaagactcTCCCCTCACCATTGAAAAATCCTGCGTACGCTATTTAGCCAGTTGGTTACTCCTATAGtcctattgtataatattattaataatcgtaagaatttttagttaaaaatgtattacatgtttttatttatagctaaGGATTCAAAGTTTAATACAGAGTTCCCCTGAAGTTTTTCTAAATGCCATTAAAAAACTATCGAAATACCGCATAACTATAAAATCACATAGATACTGTTTAGGAGAgacataaaactaataaatttgttttcaagaCAAATCATCTgcgttcagaattgtttttcgtatacaatgatacctattattgcattcaaatttaacacgtcCATTATAGTGACCAAGGTACTCTCCATATGTCCGAGGTTCACTCCGATATCCATAACCTTCTGTACAGCAGAACATTACCCACTTTACACTTGcctatcttaatttttataattaatttttgttaatttcatgagtttttcgatatttttagaacaaatgcgtacctacctatgtatttatcaatttaatgtaaaattaggtactatggatatattttatttttgcttctACCTACGGTGAAATGTTGTCGTCTTATcggtaaatatttcttaaatgtgAAAGTACACTACATaatgcaaattatatatattttttacaagtatattaatttgtaaataggtaaataaaatttaataaaacagtttttaatttattgtcttgtataaaatatgaattatagaatcgatattaaattgtatttagatgttttatttaagaattaatttatttgaacataaaaaatgtacctattttttaatgagtaatttttcgaaactaaaaattattttcagcagacattttatatttccaaGTCATTTTTTACTAGCATTTTCATggttaaaatgcatttttttagcATAAATAGTAACATTTCAATGGCTTTTTCTATGATACTGTCTACACAAGCCACAATTATAGACAATTCAAAATGgtgtacacaatacacatgcTGAGATACGAGAATGACGTAACGTCGTACAAACATACAAACATTACGAAGTACAGACTACAGACGATCCAAAAACCGCCAACACCTCAGGTTTTCCCTAACGGAGACGGTATAATAAGTCGTGTTTatcatgattaaattaaaaatagatctttatttgtttattttgagcCAAGAGTTTAGGACCGCTGTCGTCCAGTCCGAATATCGTCACTCCATCCCTGTCCCCACCGCCgtcatagtattttaaattttaattaatatttttttccttgatAATCGCCAATCAGTGTTATTGCGTTAGTGCGTTACTTTCGTCCACGACCGTATTCCGCCATCCGACCGTCGACCGTCATCAGACGCCCAAACTAACCGACGaattacgatttttatttttcgggAAAACAATATCGTACAACAACGATTGACACGCTATTCTCGATTTAGTCGCGAATATGGACGATTCAAATTCAATGTTGGCTTTTGTGTTGAATCACTTGCCAGACTATTGGGACCCCGTGCCTTCATATACATGCAGCAATATGGTGTTCTCTCTGTCGCCGTCGAGAAACGccgatgaatattattttgtcgaaTCGATGTTTTACGGAGCACACGTCAGTCGAATTTCAAGAGTGCAAAACCCATTCACGTACGGCCGTTTCATGTTGAGGCGTGAAATGATTCAGTCCACTTATgaagtaagtacctaatacctatataggtacctactcgtggtcttcatattattatgtgtgctTCATACTGTGGCACTATGCTATGTACACACCTTGTATAATACACggatactattaaaatatgtaaaagaataatagttgaattaatataatatgatattgtattaacCATTATATAGTGGCCTATCTATGTAGCATAGACGGTAGTAGACACAGCTAGATAAGGTGGCTTAGCTCtctcaaatattttagacaataagtcactaaaaatattttcttcaatgAAGTACAGTACTTAGATTTCTAAGATAGAAAAGAATATCCTGTGGCAACATCagcttaattttttcaaataagaaactaattatttttgctcTAAATTATTGAGCCAATTTTgtcctttttaattttaaattattgaaaatatagtctTTTAGGACTGTTCTTACAATGTTTAGTAGGTAGCCTGATTAAATTTCCATTAACGATAGTAAATAcccattatactaatatacatattgatgtaaatttgtataataggtatatttcaaaCCATTTACTGACTTATGGAGAAGTATTTTATGGAAAATGtctaaatagataaattaatacctaaggaaaaaataaattttggtcCTACTTGCACTTATGCTTTAGTATAACCTGTCCGGTTGATCTTGGCCATCTACCGACTTCACAAACtaccaaaataattagtattactttacattataacttataagcagTGCttgatttggaaaaaaaatagaagggGGACTCAGCAGATATTTGATGAACAAGCGTTCCACACAAAATTAACCGTCACATTACCGTGGGGGGCAAAGCCCCCCACACCCCCCTTCAACCACCCATAatcccaaaaaaataaatttgttatacaaacatatattaaaacttaaaagaaaaatacactcttttgttaattatttttttaagacataatactacatattaaataaggtCCATAAATGGTCATATGATTTATCTTCATCTTTAAAAGATCTTTTAGGACAATTTAATTCATCTGCATTTCTTCTGCCACTTTTAATCCAGGTCTCAACATAATGATCTGGTTTGAACAACTGAATGGGAGGTCCGATGCAGTTAAGAAAAACCAATGAAGATATATGCCCTGTAGTCAAAGCATTTCTTTTTGATGTTACTATGTTGTTCATCGCACTGAATGATCTCTCACATTCAGAGGAAGAAATTGCAATTGTTCTGACTGCAGTCAAAAGAGGATGTAGATCGTTTATTTGTGAGGAATCTTTTGTATCTTTAAACTCACGGAATCCTCGGATCGTAGTTTTTTCATCTAAATGAAACCTTGTAACTAATCTTCTAACACAGTCATCTCCATACAGAATATCAACATTATCAGGCCAGTAATTagaatttaacacatccaaaTCTTTTAAAAGTTCATCAAACTCACTTTTAaagccatttttatttttagacacATGATTTGCTTGAGTAGTAAATAGTCTAGTACCCAAGTTATTAGCTAAACTCATAAAGAACTGACCATGTTGAATTTTAGGAATTGATTTGTTTGTgattaattgtacatttttgaacataaaatgTGTCCCTGCATCCATAGCTTCTTGTGTTTTTGGTCCACATATATTAGCCATTGAATCAAATATTCTAATGGTACGTTCTATAGCCCTATTTGCAGCTGAAAGTGATAAACTTCTCTCTTGCAACTGTAACGATAAGTCTGCAAGTTCAGATAGCCCATCATACATAATTCCTGAAATACAaagaaagttaattaaaaatgtaatttaaaaacaaaaaatactcgATTTACCtagattcataataaattctacTGATGTTAGAATACGTTTTAGGCCCACATATTTAGATCTTTCTTTTGAGTCTCTTTTTATATCAATAGCTGCTTTAGAAAAATGATCAGATAGTGACACATAATTATTCCAAACtgcttttaatgttttttcacTAGAAGCAACCCATCTAATTGTGAAGATTTTACCAATATGTAAGAGTTTCGTTTCT from Aphis gossypii isolate Hap1 chromosome 1, ASM2018417v2, whole genome shotgun sequence includes these protein-coding regions:
- the LOC126555920 gene encoding eukaryotic initiation factor 4A-like, coding for MNSNETKNGPPSETNNYSGPSGMDFSGTIESDWNEVVDNFDEMNLKEELLRGIYAYGYEKPTAIQQRAILPCIKGHDVIAQAQYGTGKTVTFSISILQRIDISLNECQALILAPTRELVKQIQKMVIALGYFMKVDCHACIGGTKIRDDMRKLDTGSHVVVGTLGRVYDMIARKSLRTQFIKIFVLNEVNEMLSQGFERKYQIKEVFKFLEKDIQVIKLSSTIREDVLNVSTHFMRKPIRIFVQNEELILKDIKQFYINVTKEEWKFDTLCDLFDTLSFTQVVIFCNTHRKVEWLAENMHLKTFIVSAMHKGMSQRRCKLIMRQFNSGASRVLITTDYFARSNFCGVSAVINYNLPSNRENYIYRVKRWYSGRYRATINFITDDDKRTMKDIESYYNTQVLDMPQDMTDFL
- the LOC126549220 gene encoding E3 SUMO-protein ligase KIAA1586-like, whose protein sequence is MNGEICKVGDDFKKQQTNLRKKISKHKSSQSHLHAERIIEKQKLEIMPTQVLKTSYIDIENTKRIFRTAYTIAKNQRPYTDMQNLVDLQIINGLDMGRILQTNKACSNIIDHITFEMRKKLCLDLLHNKRKICIIVDESTTLSQKSMLVICLRSAVSNNNDVITYFFNIIEVQNTSANSIKTAILTDLYAHGLTDDFLKENLIAFVSDGASNMLGRLSGVGVQLQSIYPNILIWHCCNHRLELAVSDTLKEVQGTNHFQSFIEKIYALYHQSPKNMNELSECAASLETKLLHIGKIFTIRWVASSEKTLKAVWNNYVSLSDHFSKAAIDIKRDSKERSKYVGLKRILTSVEFIMNLGIMYDGLSELADLSLQLQERSLSLSAANRAIERTIRIFDSMANICGPKTQEAMDAGTHFMFKNVQLITNKSIPKIQHGQFFMSLANNLGTRLFTTQANHVSKNKNGFKSEFDELLKDLDVLNSNYWPDNVDILYGDDCVRRLVTRFHLDEKTTIRGFREFKDTKDSSQINDLHPLLTAVRTIAISSSECERSFSAMNNIVTSKRNALTTGHISSLVFLNCIGPPIQLFKPDHYVETWIKSGRRNADELNCPKRSFKDEDKSYDHLWTLFNM